One segment of Paenibacillus rhizovicinus DNA contains the following:
- the gpmI gene encoding 2,3-bisphosphoglycerate-independent phosphoglycerate mutase, producing MTAPVALIILDGFGLRNDVTGNAVAQANKPNYDRYWATYPHTTLTASGEAVGLPEGQMGNSEVGHLNIGAGRIVYQDLTRISKSIRDGEFFDNETLLGAVRHAKTNGKKLHLYGLLSDGGVHSHIAHLFALLELAKKEELDDVYIHAFLDGRDVSPDSAKGYLEQLTAKIQEIGVGRIATVQGRYFAMDRDKRWERTEKSYRAMVYGDGPKYTDPIKAVTESYEKSVFDEFVMPTVIVKEDGSPVGVVESEDAVVFFNFRPDRAIQLSQVFTNEDFRGFDRGPKAPQNLYFVCLTLFSETVGGYVAYSPKNLDNTLGEVLVQNNKRQLRIAETEKYPHVTFFFSGGRDHELPGETRILIPSPKVATYDLKPEMSAYDVAAAAVKEIEADRQDVIILNFANPDMVGHSGMLEPTIKAVEATDACLGQVVEAVLAKGGVCLITADHGNADMVIDESGRPFTAHTTNPVPFIVTKKVGALREGGILADIAPTILHFAGLSQPEEMTGKSLVQA from the coding sequence ATGACGGCACCGGTAGCGCTGATTATCTTGGACGGCTTCGGCCTTCGCAATGACGTGACGGGCAACGCGGTCGCGCAAGCGAATAAGCCGAACTACGACCGTTATTGGGCGACCTACCCGCACACGACGCTCACGGCGAGCGGCGAAGCGGTAGGTTTGCCGGAAGGCCAAATGGGAAACTCTGAGGTTGGGCACCTGAACATCGGCGCAGGACGAATCGTATACCAGGATTTGACCCGCATCAGCAAGTCCATCCGCGACGGCGAGTTTTTCGACAACGAGACTTTGCTTGGCGCGGTTCGCCATGCGAAAACAAACGGCAAGAAGCTTCACCTGTACGGGCTGCTGTCTGACGGCGGCGTTCACAGCCACATCGCGCATTTGTTCGCGCTGCTGGAACTGGCGAAGAAGGAAGAGCTGGACGACGTGTACATCCATGCATTCCTCGACGGCCGCGACGTCTCCCCTGACAGCGCGAAGGGCTACCTGGAGCAGCTGACGGCGAAGATTCAAGAAATCGGCGTTGGCCGCATTGCGACCGTGCAAGGCCGCTATTTTGCAATGGATCGCGACAAACGCTGGGAGCGCACCGAGAAATCGTACCGCGCGATGGTGTATGGCGACGGCCCGAAATATACGGATCCGATCAAAGCGGTAACGGAATCGTACGAGAAATCGGTATTCGACGAGTTCGTCATGCCGACGGTTATCGTAAAAGAAGACGGCAGTCCGGTAGGCGTCGTAGAATCGGAAGATGCGGTCGTGTTCTTCAACTTCCGTCCCGATCGCGCGATCCAGCTGTCGCAAGTATTCACGAACGAGGATTTCCGCGGTTTCGACCGCGGGCCGAAAGCGCCGCAGAACCTGTATTTCGTCTGCCTGACGCTGTTCAGTGAAACGGTAGGCGGGTATGTTGCGTATTCACCGAAGAACCTGGACAACACATTGGGCGAGGTTCTCGTGCAGAACAACAAACGCCAGCTTCGCATTGCCGAAACCGAGAAGTATCCGCACGTGACGTTCTTCTTCAGCGGCGGACGCGATCACGAGCTTCCGGGCGAAACGCGCATTCTCATTCCATCGCCGAAGGTAGCGACTTACGACCTGAAGCCGGAAATGAGCGCGTATGACGTTGCGGCGGCAGCGGTGAAAGAAATCGAAGCCGACCGTCAAGACGTGATTATCCTGAACTTCGCCAACCCCGACATGGTCGGCCACTCCGGCATGCTGGAGCCAACCATCAAGGCAGTCGAAGCAACGGATGCTTGCCTCGGACAAGTCGTAGAAGCGGTGCTTGCCAAAGGCGGCGTTTGCCTGATTACGGCGGACCACGGCAACGCGGATATGGTAATCGACGAGAGCGGCCGTCCATTCACGGCCCACACGACGAATCCGGTTCCGTTCATCGTGACGAAGAAAGTCGGCGCGCTGCGCGAAGGCGGCATTCTGGCGGACATCGCTCCGACGATCCTGCATTTTGCAGGTCTGAGCCAGCCGGAAGAAATGACCGGCAAGTCGCTTGTTCAAGCTTAA
- a CDS encoding sugar-binding transcriptional regulator, with amino-acid sequence MHALIAMQQQLLPDLLVVMRKRYLILRQVMLSDMIGRRSLAASLEMTERVLRAETDFLKAQELLIIDAAGMRISEAGRRLLEEMEPFYKAMFGLSELEEKIRRHFGLQQVVIVPGDSDESPVTRRELGKAGCSVLRKAMGNNDVVAVTGGTTLAQVANQLTSQTPLRGNWFVPARGGLGESLDYQANTIASTMAKRTGAQYRMLHVPDHLGEEAYTSLMQEPNVREIVEVIRKARIVIHGIGDAMVMARRRRVDDSVVNAMEAEGALAESFGYYFDRNGAVVHKMLTAGLRLEDIMDTEVVIAIAGGRSKGEAIAAVMRFGHDDVLVTDESAALEIAAIIDNNPD; translated from the coding sequence ATGCACGCTCTTATCGCCATGCAACAACAGCTTCTGCCGGATTTGCTTGTCGTCATGCGCAAAAGGTATCTAATCCTCCGCCAGGTCATGCTCTCGGATATGATCGGCCGCCGTTCTCTTGCCGCATCGCTGGAGATGACGGAGCGCGTACTCCGAGCGGAAACGGATTTCCTGAAGGCGCAGGAGCTGCTGATCATCGATGCCGCGGGCATGCGAATCAGTGAAGCGGGAAGACGCTTGCTCGAAGAGATGGAGCCGTTCTACAAAGCCATGTTCGGCTTATCCGAGCTGGAAGAGAAAATCCGCAGGCATTTCGGCTTGCAGCAAGTGGTCATCGTACCGGGAGATTCGGATGAATCGCCTGTCACAAGGCGCGAGCTTGGCAAAGCCGGCTGCTCCGTGCTTCGGAAGGCCATGGGCAACAACGATGTCGTCGCCGTCACAGGCGGAACGACGCTTGCCCAAGTGGCGAACCAACTGACATCTCAGACCCCGCTCAGAGGGAACTGGTTCGTTCCGGCTCGAGGGGGATTAGGAGAAAGCTTGGATTACCAGGCCAACACGATTGCCTCCACTATGGCGAAACGGACGGGTGCGCAATACCGGATGCTTCATGTGCCTGATCATTTAGGTGAAGAAGCTTATACCTCCCTGATGCAGGAGCCGAACGTGCGCGAAATCGTCGAAGTGATTCGCAAAGCCCGCATCGTCATTCATGGCATCGGGGACGCTATGGTAATGGCCCGGCGCAGACGCGTGGACGATTCCGTCGTGAATGCCATGGAAGCCGAAGGGGCGCTAGCCGAGTCGTTCGGGTATTATTTCGACCGGAACGGAGCCGTTGTCCATAAGATGCTCACCGCAGGCTTGCGGCTGGAAGACATTATGGATACCGAGGTCGTCATCGCGATCGCGGGCGGAAGGAGCAAAGGCGAAGCCATTGCCGCCGTCATGCGTTTCGGTCATGATGACGTACTGGTAACGGATGAGTCTGCTGCGCTTGAAATCGCGGCGATCATTGATAATAACCCGGATTGA
- a CDS encoding phosphoglycerate kinase, which translates to MNKKSVRDVEVAGKRVFVRVDFNVPMENGAITDDKRIRETLPTINYLIENGAKVILASHLGRPNGQVVEELRLTKAGERLSELLGKPVVKTDEAVGEAVQAKVAELNAGDVLLLENVRFYAGEEKNDPELAKAFAELADLFVNDAFGAAHRAHASTEGIAHYLPAVSGLLMEKELDVLGKALLKPERPFTAIVGGSKVKDKIDVINKMIEIADNIIIGGGLSYTFFKAQGHEIGQSLCDNSKLDLALEFIEKAKSLGKQFLLPVDIVITDEFSAKANTQIVDVDGIPADWEGIDIGPKTRELYANVIKESKLVVWNGPMGVFEIEPFSHGTRAVAQACAETAGYTVIGGGDSAAAAEKFHLADKMDHISTGGGASLEFMEGKALPGVVALNDK; encoded by the coding sequence ATGAACAAGAAAAGTGTGCGCGACGTAGAAGTGGCAGGCAAACGTGTATTTGTTCGTGTGGATTTTAATGTGCCGATGGAAAACGGAGCGATTACGGACGACAAACGTATCCGCGAAACGCTGCCTACCATCAATTATCTGATCGAGAACGGCGCGAAAGTGATTTTGGCGAGCCACCTGGGTCGTCCTAACGGTCAAGTCGTGGAAGAATTGCGTTTGACGAAAGCCGGCGAGCGTCTGTCCGAGCTGCTGGGCAAGCCTGTCGTTAAAACCGACGAAGCGGTCGGAGAAGCGGTTCAAGCGAAAGTGGCCGAGCTGAACGCCGGCGACGTGCTGTTGCTTGAAAACGTTCGTTTCTACGCGGGCGAAGAGAAGAACGATCCGGAATTGGCGAAAGCTTTTGCCGAGCTGGCCGACCTGTTCGTTAACGACGCATTCGGCGCCGCTCACCGTGCGCACGCATCGACGGAAGGCATCGCTCACTACCTGCCGGCCGTATCGGGTCTGTTGATGGAGAAAGAGCTCGACGTACTGGGAAAAGCGCTGCTTAAACCTGAGCGTCCGTTTACGGCGATCGTTGGCGGTTCCAAAGTGAAGGACAAAATCGACGTCATCAACAAAATGATCGAGATCGCCGACAACATCATCATCGGCGGCGGCCTGTCCTACACGTTCTTCAAAGCGCAAGGCCATGAAATCGGCCAATCGCTGTGCGACAACTCCAAGCTGGACCTGGCGCTTGAGTTCATCGAGAAAGCGAAGTCGCTTGGCAAGCAATTCCTGCTGCCGGTCGATATCGTCATTACGGACGAGTTCAGCGCGAAAGCGAACACGCAAATCGTTGATGTCGACGGCATCCCTGCTGACTGGGAAGGCATTGACATCGGACCGAAAACGCGTGAACTCTATGCGAACGTCATTAAAGAATCCAAACTGGTCGTTTGGAACGGACCGATGGGCGTATTCGAAATCGAGCCGTTCTCCCACGGTACGCGCGCTGTAGCACAAGCTTGTGCCGAAACTGCGGGCTACACGGTTATCGGCGGCGGCGACTCCGCTGCGGCAGCCGAGAAGTTCCACCTGGCCGACAAAATGGATCACATCTCCACGGGCGGCGGCGCATCGCTGGAATTCATGGAAGGCAAAGCGCTTCCGGGCGTCGTTGCATTGAACGATAAATAA
- a CDS encoding sugar phosphate isomerase/epimerase family protein: MAKPVVSLQLYTLRDQTEKDFLGTIRKVAEMGYTAVEFAGYHNTPANELKALLDELKLEAPSAHVGLNFGEPEKIATDLDKQIEYAKELGLKYIVTPWAPLPENPTMDDVNKLAGILEAAGKQVTAAGLKYGYHNHDFEFKQVDGKPVIDWLLEKVSADYLIAEFDLGWVHMGGQKPVDYVTRYAGRVPLAHFKDFGVGRSDTEVGSGVVDLKGVLAIAEQVGIEYFIVEQEQFQNSSLESAKLSLNFFRENGF, from the coding sequence GTGGCAAAACCGGTAGTTAGCTTGCAATTGTACACGCTTCGTGATCAAACGGAGAAGGATTTTCTGGGCACGATTCGCAAAGTAGCGGAGATGGGTTACACGGCAGTTGAATTCGCGGGGTATCATAATACGCCGGCGAACGAACTCAAAGCGCTGCTAGACGAGCTTAAATTGGAAGCGCCTTCGGCGCATGTCGGACTGAACTTCGGCGAGCCGGAGAAGATCGCTACCGACCTGGACAAGCAAATCGAGTATGCCAAAGAGCTGGGCCTGAAGTATATCGTAACGCCTTGGGCGCCGCTGCCGGAAAATCCGACGATGGACGACGTCAATAAACTGGCCGGCATCCTGGAAGCCGCAGGCAAGCAAGTGACCGCGGCAGGACTCAAATACGGTTACCACAACCACGATTTCGAATTCAAGCAAGTAGACGGCAAACCGGTCATCGACTGGCTGCTCGAGAAAGTTTCGGCGGATTACCTGATTGCCGAATTCGATCTGGGTTGGGTGCATATGGGCGGCCAGAAGCCGGTTGATTACGTAACGCGTTATGCGGGCCGAGTACCTTTGGCGCATTTTAAAGATTTCGGCGTAGGCCGCAGCGATACGGAAGTCGGAAGCGGCGTCGTTGACTTGAAAGGCGTGCTCGCAATCGCCGAGCAGGTCGGCATCGAGTATTTCATCGTGGAACAAGAGCAGTTCCAGAATTCGTCGCTGGAGAGCGCGAAGCTGAGCTTGAATTTCTTCCGCGAGAATGGGTTTTAA
- a CDS encoding O-antigen ligase family protein — MNVIIVIVLSALLMVGGFMQGLFFDKDFYSIAVVATGLYAVVSAVALRKGELRVRGGGGKRAALALLLPAVLAISLVHAESVKATLDQIVRFTTYGCIFLLLRQVRTRVPNARALMLAIVQASGAALGIAAWLGYAGWLPSAGTVVAGRMAGALQYPNTFGGVSALLLLVSLLLLVGKGQTGRGELGGAQTSGARTGHAQTSGARKRRSLGMLLQAAPLGVHASGLLLSQSRGAMLALAAALLIASVLLPLARQLALAAAALAALGCAFAAALLLPPQETMAAAPSAAAPLVLAAASLIAAGLGAAAARAIAAFAAASPRFARLAARPHARLAVPAGALLLAALAALDLMRHGLLYASLPASWKQSIAALAQTDTLRERLIMLQDAMALVRTSPLFGHGWGSWRILFTQVQQTPYESGEIHNGWVEWLVSAGTIGLAAFAAMMAAVLIALARQWKRGKADPLPLAAMTGLLLVLLHSLTDFDLSFGYVWLLLIWLIAAALPAEARESQAAAAPAIPRWRHRAASLAFALLALASFGIASLSITANTVYAQLTDRASTDEAIAILKRANALDRFQAVRELQLAGAFAVRYITENGNKDDAAAADRALRRAIALEPHNASLLQKCAAVYYQIADANQAIRLTEQALGLDRFNAALYGEAERLRVNAALLASDSSARQYGLQSALQHYERNRLAVAEFHARMPESDWHAFNGRGLRMEPAAAYYGAIAAYLLGRDEDALTIVSTGDYTDDVAMASRAAALEVVVLRKQGKTDQAEEQYQADKDRFLSFDDAIASFESLTTAAS; from the coding sequence GTGAATGTCATCATTGTTATCGTGTTGTCGGCTTTATTAATGGTTGGCGGCTTTATGCAGGGACTGTTTTTCGATAAGGACTTCTATAGTATCGCGGTTGTTGCGACGGGACTCTATGCCGTTGTTTCGGCTGTCGCGCTACGGAAGGGAGAACTGCGGGTACGAGGCGGCGGGGGCAAGCGGGCGGCGCTCGCGCTGCTGCTTCCGGCTGTTTTGGCTATTTCGCTGGTTCACGCCGAGAGTGTTAAAGCGACATTGGATCAAATCGTGCGTTTCACGACCTATGGCTGCATCTTCCTGCTGCTGCGCCAGGTCAGAACGCGGGTTCCGAATGCCCGCGCGCTCATGCTTGCGATCGTACAAGCTTCCGGGGCGGCGCTCGGGATTGCTGCTTGGCTCGGCTATGCAGGCTGGCTTCCTTCAGCCGGCACGGTAGTGGCCGGGCGAATGGCCGGCGCGCTGCAATATCCGAATACGTTCGGCGGGGTGTCCGCGCTGCTGCTGCTCGTGTCGCTGCTGCTGCTTGTTGGGAAAGGGCAAACGGGCAGGGGGGAATTAGGCGGTGCGCAAACAAGCGGAGCGCGAACAGGCCATGCACAAACAAGCGGAGCGCGAAAACGGCGCAGCTTAGGGATGCTGCTGCAAGCCGCGCCGCTTGGCGTGCACGCAAGCGGCTTGCTGCTGTCGCAGTCGCGCGGCGCAATGCTCGCGCTGGCGGCGGCCTTGCTCATCGCCAGCGTGCTGCTGCCGCTGGCGCGCCAGCTTGCGCTGGCGGCGGCAGCGCTCGCCGCGCTGGGCTGCGCCTTCGCGGCGGCGCTGCTCCTGCCGCCGCAAGAGACAATGGCGGCGGCCCCTTCCGCAGCCGCGCCGCTCGTGCTGGCGGCGGCTTCGCTGATCGCCGCCGGGCTCGGCGCAGCCGCGGCGCGCGCGATCGCGGCCTTCGCCGCCGCAAGTCCGCGCTTCGCGCGATTGGCCGCGCGCCCTCATGCGCGGCTGGCCGTGCCGGCAGGCGCGCTGCTGCTCGCGGCGCTGGCCGCGCTGGATCTGATGCGGCATGGCCTGCTGTACGCGAGTCTGCCCGCATCGTGGAAGCAAAGCATCGCCGCGCTTGCGCAAACCGATACGCTGCGCGAGCGGCTCATCATGCTGCAGGATGCGATGGCCCTCGTGCGCACCTCGCCGCTGTTCGGCCACGGCTGGGGCAGCTGGCGCATCCTGTTCACGCAAGTGCAGCAGACGCCCTATGAGTCGGGCGAAATCCACAATGGCTGGGTGGAATGGCTCGTGTCCGCCGGTACAATCGGGCTGGCGGCATTCGCTGCCATGATGGCAGCGGTACTGATCGCCTTAGCCCGTCAGTGGAAGCGCGGCAAGGCGGATCCGCTGCCGCTGGCGGCGATGACGGGGCTGCTGCTCGTGCTGCTGCACAGCCTGACGGATTTCGACCTCTCCTTCGGCTATGTATGGCTGCTGCTGATCTGGCTGATCGCGGCGGCGCTGCCTGCGGAAGCGCGCGAGTCACAAGCGGCAGCAGCGCCCGCGATCCCGCGGTGGCGGCATCGTGCCGCCAGTCTCGCATTCGCGCTGCTAGCGCTGGCATCCTTCGGTATCGCGTCGCTATCGATAACCGCAAACACGGTTTACGCGCAGCTAACCGATCGCGCGAGCACGGACGAAGCGATTGCCATTCTGAAGCGGGCGAACGCGCTCGACCGTTTTCAAGCCGTTCGCGAGCTTCAGCTTGCGGGCGCCTTTGCCGTACGCTATATAACCGAGAATGGCAACAAGGACGATGCGGCCGCCGCAGACCGTGCGCTGCGCAGAGCGATCGCACTCGAGCCGCATAACGCCTCGCTGCTGCAGAAGTGCGCGGCGGTCTATTATCAGATTGCCGACGCGAATCAAGCGATTCGGCTGACGGAGCAAGCCTTGGGGCTGGATCGCTTCAACGCTGCCCTGTACGGCGAAGCGGAGCGGCTTCGAGTGAATGCCGCGCTGTTGGCTTCGGACAGCTCGGCCCGGCAGTACGGGCTGCAAAGCGCGCTCCAGCACTATGAGCGCAACCGTCTGGCAGTGGCGGAGTTTCACGCTCGCATGCCGGAGTCGGACTGGCATGCCTTTAACGGCAGGGGACTGCGCATGGAGCCCGCGGCTGCCTATTATGGCGCGATCGCAGCCTATCTGCTGGGGCGAGACGAGGACGCGCTTACGATCGTAAGCACCGGGGATTACACCGATGATGTTGCAATGGCAAGCAGAGCAGCCGCGCTGGAGGTCGTCGTTCTCCGCAAGCAAGGCAAGACGGACCAGGCGGAAGAGCAATACCAAGCGGACAAAGATCGCTTCTTGAGCTTTGATGATGCGATTGCGTCGTTCGAATCTCTGACGACAGCAGCAAGCTAA
- the clpP gene encoding ATP-dependent Clp endopeptidase proteolytic subunit ClpP yields MNFVPMVIEQSNRGERAYDIYSRLLKDRIVFLGTPVNDMVANSIIAQLLFLAADDPDKDISLYINSPGGSVSAGLAIFDTMNFIKPEVSTICVGMAASMGAFLLAAGAKGKRYALPNSEVMIHQPLGGAQGQASDIEIRAKHILKTRDTLNRILVERTGQSLEKIERDTDRDYFMSAAEAAAYGLVDKVIEKL; encoded by the coding sequence ATGAATTTCGTACCAATGGTTATCGAGCAGAGCAATCGCGGAGAGCGTGCTTACGACATTTACTCCCGTTTGCTGAAGGATCGCATTGTATTCCTTGGCACGCCCGTCAACGACATGGTCGCCAACTCCATTATCGCGCAGCTGTTGTTCCTTGCGGCCGACGATCCCGACAAAGATATCTCACTCTACATTAACAGTCCTGGCGGTTCGGTCTCGGCAGGTCTCGCTATATTCGATACGATGAATTTCATCAAGCCCGAAGTCTCGACGATCTGCGTCGGTATGGCCGCTTCCATGGGGGCTTTCCTTCTGGCCGCAGGCGCCAAAGGCAAACGTTATGCCCTGCCTAACAGCGAGGTAATGATCCATCAGCCGCTCGGCGGCGCGCAAGGCCAAGCCAGCGACATCGAAATTCGCGCGAAGCACATTCTCAAAACGCGCGATACGCTGAATCGCATTCTTGTAGAGCGCACCGGCCAATCGCTTGAGAAAATCGAGCGCGACACCGACCGCGACTACTTCATGTCCGCAGCGGAAGCCGCAGCCTACGGTCTCGTCGACAAAGTCATCGAGAAGCTGTAA
- the tpiA gene encoding triose-phosphate isomerase — protein MRKPIIAGNWKMFKTVSEATAFFADVKGKAEVDGVETVICAPFTTLPALVEAAKGTTISIGAQNVHFEDNGAYTGEISGVMLKDLGVNYVIIGHSERRAYFAESDAIVNKKVHAAFKHGLTPIVCVGEKLEEREAEQTKDVCKVQTEAAFQGLSAEQAAEVVVAYEPIWAIGTGKSSTSADAEDVIAFIRDVIAGLYDAATANAVRIQYGGSVKPNNVSEYMGQSNIDGALVGGASLEPASFIQLVEGAK, from the coding sequence ATGCGTAAACCGATTATTGCGGGTAACTGGAAAATGTTCAAAACCGTTTCCGAAGCGACTGCATTCTTCGCGGACGTGAAAGGCAAAGCAGAAGTAGACGGCGTTGAAACGGTCATCTGCGCACCGTTCACGACGCTGCCGGCGCTCGTTGAAGCGGCGAAAGGCACGACGATCTCCATCGGCGCGCAAAACGTCCACTTCGAGGACAACGGCGCGTACACGGGTGAAATCAGCGGCGTGATGCTGAAAGATCTTGGCGTGAACTATGTGATCATCGGCCACTCCGAGCGCCGTGCTTATTTCGCGGAATCGGATGCGATCGTGAACAAGAAAGTCCATGCGGCATTCAAGCATGGCTTGACGCCGATCGTTTGCGTAGGCGAGAAGCTGGAAGAGCGCGAAGCCGAGCAAACGAAGGATGTTTGCAAAGTGCAAACGGAAGCGGCTTTCCAAGGCCTGTCCGCAGAGCAAGCGGCTGAAGTCGTTGTCGCTTACGAACCGATCTGGGCGATTGGCACAGGCAAATCGTCGACTTCGGCTGACGCGGAAGACGTTATCGCGTTCATCCGCGACGTTATCGCGGGTCTGTACGACGCAGCGACGGCAAATGCGGTCCGCATTCAATACGGCGGCAGCGTGAAACCGAACAATGTTAGCGAATATATGGGTCAATCCAACATCGACGGCGCCTTGGTAGGCGGAGCGAGCCTTGAGCCTGCTTCCTTCATTCAGCTAGTCGAGGGGGCGAAGTAA
- the gap gene encoding type I glyceraldehyde-3-phosphate dehydrogenase: MVKVGINGFGRIGRNVFRAALNNPNVEIVAVNDLTDTNTLAHLLKYDTTHGQLNGTVEAKEGALIVNGREIKVFAERNPENLPWASVGAEIVVESTGIFTAKEKAELHLKGGAKKVIISAPASNEDITIVMGVNEDKYDAAAHTVISNASCTTNCLAPFAKVLNDKFGIVKGMMTTIHSYTNDQSVLDVPHKDLRRARAAAENIIPSSTGAAKAVSLVLPELKGKLNGMAMRVPTPNVSVTDLVAELKVNVTVEEVNAALKDAANTSLKGILNYSEEPLVSSDYNGDPASSTIDALSTMVVEGNMVKVISWYDNEWGYSNRVVDLAAYIASKGL; the protein is encoded by the coding sequence ATGGTAAAAGTTGGTATTAACGGATTTGGTCGTATCGGTCGTAACGTGTTCCGTGCAGCATTGAACAACCCGAATGTTGAAATCGTGGCTGTTAACGATTTGACAGACACTAACACACTGGCTCACCTGCTTAAGTACGACACGACTCATGGTCAACTGAATGGTACGGTTGAAGCTAAAGAAGGCGCGCTGATCGTGAACGGCCGCGAAATCAAAGTTTTTGCTGAACGCAACCCTGAGAACCTTCCATGGGCATCCGTAGGCGCTGAAATCGTTGTTGAATCCACAGGTATCTTCACAGCGAAAGAAAAAGCCGAGCTTCACTTGAAAGGCGGCGCGAAGAAAGTAATCATCTCCGCACCAGCTTCCAACGAAGACATCACGATCGTAATGGGCGTTAACGAAGACAAATACGATGCAGCTGCTCACACAGTTATCTCCAACGCATCTTGCACAACGAACTGCCTGGCTCCATTCGCAAAAGTGCTTAACGACAAATTCGGTATCGTTAAAGGCATGATGACTACGATTCACTCGTACACTAACGACCAATCCGTACTTGACGTTCCTCATAAAGACCTGCGCCGTGCTCGCGCTGCCGCAGAAAACATCATTCCTTCTTCGACAGGCGCTGCAAAAGCAGTATCCCTTGTACTGCCTGAGCTGAAAGGCAAATTGAACGGCATGGCTATGCGCGTTCCTACGCCTAACGTTTCCGTAACTGACCTGGTTGCTGAACTGAAAGTTAACGTTACGGTTGAAGAAGTTAACGCTGCGCTGAAAGATGCTGCTAACACTTCGCTTAAAGGCATCTTGAACTACTCCGAAGAGCCGCTTGTATCGAGCGACTACAATGGCGACCCTGCTTCCTCCACGATCGACGCACTGTCGACCATGGTAGTTGAAGGCAACATGGTTAAAGTGATTTCTTGGTACGACAACGAGTGGGGCTACTCGAACCGCGTTGTTGATCTGGCTGCATATATCGCGTCGAAAGGTCTGTAA
- the eno gene encoding phosphopyruvate hydratase, with translation MSIITDVYAREVLDSRGNPTVEVEVMLESGGKGRAIVPSGASTGAYEAVELRDGDKSRYLGKGVLKAVENVNTIIAPEIIGLDALDQVLIDRKMIQLDGTHNKGNLGANAILAVSMACARAAADALDVPLYTYLGGFNAKTLPVPMMNIVNGGEHADNNIDVQEFMVLPVGAESFKEALRIGAEIFHNLKSVLKDKGLNTAVGDEGGFAPNLGSNEEAITTIISAIERAGYKPGEDVFLGMDVASTEFYKDGKYHLEGEGRSFTSAEFVDLLASWVDKYPIITIEDGCSEDDWEGWKLLTDKLGGKVQLVGDDLFVTNTERLSDGIEKGVGNSILVKVNQIGSLTETFDAIEMAKRAGYTAVISHRSGESEDSTIADIAVATNAGQIKTGAPSRTDRVAKYNQLLRIEDQLGSTALYAGKSAFYNLKNFK, from the coding sequence ATGTCTATCATTACTGACGTATATGCACGTGAAGTGCTTGATTCCCGCGGTAACCCTACAGTTGAAGTCGAAGTTATGCTGGAGTCCGGCGGCAAAGGCCGCGCTATCGTACCATCCGGTGCTTCCACTGGCGCTTACGAAGCAGTCGAGCTTCGCGACGGCGACAAATCCCGTTACCTCGGCAAAGGCGTTCTGAAAGCCGTCGAGAACGTAAACACGATCATCGCACCAGAAATCATCGGCCTGGACGCGCTGGACCAAGTGCTGATCGACCGTAAAATGATTCAACTGGACGGCACGCACAACAAAGGCAACCTGGGTGCAAACGCGATTCTTGCCGTATCGATGGCTTGCGCACGCGCAGCTGCCGACGCGCTTGATGTACCTCTGTACACGTACCTGGGCGGATTCAACGCGAAAACACTGCCAGTACCAATGATGAACATCGTTAACGGCGGCGAGCACGCGGACAACAACATCGACGTTCAAGAGTTCATGGTTCTGCCAGTCGGCGCAGAAAGCTTCAAAGAAGCGCTTCGCATCGGCGCTGAAATCTTCCACAACCTGAAATCGGTTCTGAAAGACAAAGGCCTGAACACGGCTGTCGGCGACGAAGGCGGCTTCGCACCGAACCTTGGTTCGAACGAAGAAGCAATCACGACGATCATCTCCGCTATCGAGCGCGCTGGCTACAAGCCGGGCGAAGACGTATTCCTCGGTATGGACGTTGCGTCCACGGAATTCTACAAAGACGGCAAATACCACCTCGAAGGCGAAGGCCGTTCGTTCACGTCCGCCGAGTTCGTGGACCTGCTCGCTTCTTGGGTTGATAAATACCCGATCATCACGATCGAAGACGGCTGCTCCGAAGACGACTGGGAAGGTTGGAAGCTGCTTACCGACAAACTGGGCGGCAAAGTCCAACTCGTTGGCGACGATCTGTTCGTAACGAACACGGAGCGTCTGTCCGACGGTATCGAGAAGGGCGTAGGTAACTCCATCCTCGTTAAAGTTAACCAAATCGGTTCGCTTACAGAAACATTCGACGCGATCGAAATGGCAAAACGCGCTGGTTACACGGCTGTTATCTCCCACCGTTCCGGCGAGTCCGAAGACAGCACGATCGCGGACATCGCGGTTGCGACTAACGCTGGCCAAATCAAAACAGGCGCTCCGTCCCGTACGGACCGCGTTGCGAAATACAACCAATTGCTTCGCATTGAAGACCAACTGGGCTCCACGGCGCTGTATGCAGGCAAAAGCGCGTTCTACAACCTGAAAAACTTTAAATAA